One window from the genome of Helicoverpa armigera isolate CAAS_96S chromosome 4, ASM3070526v1, whole genome shotgun sequence encodes:
- the LOC135116691 gene encoding uncharacterized protein LOC135116691: MLKSIPIFLTFCCVSAQLRETNEALPLSPVQIKQSFDNVMTDEYINVLAKDFAIKAAEHFVKELGNQKTAMSSKLSQISRSPIAGVSMGALQNQQTTLQQAEPEDQALPLAQEQALSQVQEQALSQAQEQPTAEAIAQAHIQAKLNAKVKKVLKKTKEKQKAAAEIQAEFEEKGEEVEEPPIKPTKNQNGNNVMLDSDEALHLLKEPEPDGDHLDSQSGELSKEAARERIPVVQVMKINGAYYRRLLGLI, from the exons atgttgaaAAGCATTCCAATATTTCTTACGTTTTGCTGTGTCTCAGCACAGTTGCGTGAAACCAATGAAGCTCTCCCACTCTCACCggtacaaattaaacaaagttttGACAATGTCATGACAGACGAGTACATAAATGTACTAGCTAAAGATTTTGCAATAAAAGCAGCCGAACATTTTGTGAAAGAACTGGGCAATCAAAAGACGGCAATGTCTTCGAAGCTTTCACAAATCTCTAG ATCTCCAATTGCAGGGGTTTCGATGGGCGCCTTACAGAACCAACAAACGACACTACAACAAGCTGAGCCCGAAGACCAGGCATTGCCACTAGCTCAAGAACAGGCATTGTCACAAGTTCAAGAACAGGCATTATCACAGGCTCAAGAACAGCCTACGGCTGAAGCAATAGCACAGGCACATATACAGGCAAAGctaaatgcaaaagtaaaaaaggtgctaaaaaaaacaaaagaaaaacaaaaggcGGCGGCAGAGATACAAGCTGAATTTGAGGAAAAGGGTGAAGAAGTTGAAGAACCACCAATAAAACCAACCAAAAATCAAAATGGTAATAATGTAATGCTGGATTCAGATGAAGCTTTACATTTGCTAAAAGAGCCTGAACCAGATGGTGATCATTTAGATTCCCAATCCGGAGAACTAAGCAAGGAAGCAGCGAGAGAAAGAATACCTGTTGTACAGGTGATGAAGATCAATGGTGCATACTATAGAAGGTTGCTAGGATTAATATAG